The following proteins are encoded in a genomic region of Corylus avellana chromosome ca4, CavTom2PMs-1.0:
- the LOC132178909 gene encoding uncharacterized protein LOC132178909 produces the protein MDGQVDRDLEIQIKEAEVKLLQQQLELMKLKQKQVKKESSGSEVILDNRPTIATEEKGTPNVSHIKAEPQSSQEETVEIPTGKYYVVYNGPSPGVYTSWSEASKFVTGLKGIIHKSFPDRKKAYESLGSFRIQNPELLTPADILKDLYQSDKPISKVSSKLTLASPNKIIVNQRSSAKDKAPVIENDEKSFSSVTQKNRDCNPNQNAFDALRTNENRLTSLGKIPVISTNKVQVSEPEESTIEESSLIFDNLDPKLTQASTIHELSIIKPETWFRWSNLARSHKGESVMEDCFYTTDKSTSTGSKFNFIAGADPKMVYQTYLCGLIDNIYPHNNLVELTYFPDNFKKAIKNFRKKIKAQDRPVFLKFYSSTLDWDEEGNELNPYHLVKIGIASEKRIVEEPTVLRPRPVNPYMLHQERAMMLSQINFELKRINANSQVKVNYASPKVLMISQFPETISEADAEKVINFEQKFNDGRLDVSNKTSKLFCRHAKKQDAINHNCRHCESKELAPSTSDEKSLDGTELMKTLEA, from the coding sequence ATGGATGGACAAGTCGATAGAGATCTTGAAATCCAAATCAAGGAAGCAGAGGTAAAACTCTTGCAACAACAGCTGGAGCTCATGAAGCTTAAGCAAAAACAAGTCAAAAAGGAATCCTCTGGTTCAGAAGTGATTCTTGACAATAGGCCCACCATAGCCACTGAGGAGAAAGGAACTCCTAATGTAAGCCATATCAAGGCTGAACCACAATCTTCGCAAGAAGAGACTGTAGAAATACCTACAGGAAAATATTATGTGGTCTATAATGGACCCTCCCCTGGTGTTTACACCAGCTGGTCAGAAGCTAGTAAGTTCGTCACTGGACTGAAGGGCATAATCCATAAGTCTTTCCCTGACAGGAAGAAAGCTTATGAAAGTTTGGGCAGCTTTAGGATTCAAAACCCTGAACTCCTAACACCAGCAGATATTCTGAAAGATTTATATCAATCAGATAAACCAATATCAAAAGTTAGCTCCAAGTTAACTTTGGCCAGTCCCAATAAGATCATTGTTAATCAACGGTCTTCTGCGAAGGACAAGGCACCTGTCATTGAGAACGATGAGAAGAGTTTTTCTTCCGTCACTCAGAAAAATAGGGATTGCAACCCTAACCAAAACGCCTTCGATGCGTTAAGGACAAATGAAAATAGATTAACCTCTCTTGGGAAAATTCCCGTGATTTCAACTAACAAAGTGCAGGTTTCAGAACCAGAAGAATCAACAATCGAAGAATCATCATTGATCTTTGACAATCTAGATCCAAAGCTCACACAAGCTTCGACCATCCATGAATTATCCATTATCAAACCAGAAACATGGTTTAGATGGTCCAATCTAGCTAGATCCCACAAGGGTGAATCAGTAATGGAGGATTGTTTTTATACAACCGACAAGTCTACATCAACCGGTTCCAAGTTCAACTTCATTGCCGGGGCAGATCCAAAAATGGTCTATCAGACTTATTTATGTGGATTAATCGACAATATTTATCCTCATAATAATTTGGTAGAATTAACCTATTTTCCTGATAACTTCAAGAAAGCTATCAAGAACTTCAGGAAAAAGATCAAGGCACAAGACAGGCCAGTATTTCTTAAATTCTACAGTTCTACTTTGGACTGGGATGAAGAAGGAAATGAACTAAATCCTTATCATTTAGTGAAGATAGGAATTGCCTCTGAGAAGAGAATTGTTGAAGAACCTACTGTTCTACGGCCCAGACCAGTAAATCCATATATGCTTCATCAGGAGCGAGCCATGATGTTGAGTCAGATTAACTTCGAACTCAAAAGAATTAATGCCAATAGCCAGGTAAAAGTCAATTATGCCAGCCCGAAGGTATTAATGATCAGCCAATTTCCCGAGACAATCTCGGAGGCAGATGCAGAAAAAGTCATAAACTTTGAACAGAAGTTTAATGACGGGCGGTTGGATGTCTCCAACAAGACAAGCAAGCTGTTTTGCCGACACGCGAAAAAGCAGGATGCAATTAATCACAATTGTCGCCATTGTGAAAGTAAGGAATTAGCGCCATCAACTTCAGACGAAAAGTCCTTGGATGGCACCGAATTAATGAAGACTTTAGAGGCTTAG